The Algoriphagus sp. TR-M9 genome has a window encoding:
- a CDS encoding LptF/LptG family permease: MKKLDKLILGSFLGPFLLTFIVVDFILLTVNMLKYFDEIFGKGLSFWIYMELIGYFVISISPMALPLAVLLSSLMTFGNLGEHFELTAIKSSGISLLRALQPIGIFVITLSFAAYLSNNYLVPKVNLKTFSLLYDIRMKSPALDIKAGVFYAGIPGYSIKVNEKVGENGLKDILIYNHSSGRQGNLNVTLADSGRMEPFFNENYMKLTLYHGKNYEEARQSRGIREKPVEFNRTTFDVNEIVFDLNSFKLNRTAEDAWSTNRSIKNISEIRVGLDSINTLVNDKLHQSYLTAEGIYPFFTRDRKLKPLPHIAARKERDDSIRAEKSRREKELLEKNSQEAEEDTVLDTLENDKLDPAERRLAGGISTTEQSPNAVTAAADVPVTDSLFQDEDLTTPERTAADSARIKRIAANKKKPELRTAPLTAAEYATLDSMVTSREYERTAINMALSNSRNLKNTFAIKKSEVENYQREFRRYEIAWFQKYTQAFACFAMFLIGAPLGAIIKKGGLGMPVLVSIIFFIVYYMLTITGEKWAKEGMVDSFFGTAFSNLCLLPFGLFFVKQARKDARLFEPDFYVNIWNSIRKRVKLLQSKEK; this comes from the coding sequence ATGAAGAAACTTGATAAACTTATACTTGGGTCTTTTTTAGGCCCATTTTTATTGACCTTTATTGTCGTCGATTTCATCCTGTTGACCGTCAACATGCTGAAGTATTTCGATGAGATTTTTGGTAAAGGACTGAGTTTCTGGATTTACATGGAACTGATCGGTTATTTCGTGATCAGTATTTCTCCCATGGCACTTCCCCTAGCGGTGCTCTTATCCAGTTTGATGACCTTTGGTAACCTGGGAGAGCACTTCGAGCTTACAGCCATTAAAAGTAGCGGGATATCCCTGCTCAGAGCACTTCAGCCTATTGGGATTTTCGTGATCACCTTATCCTTTGCAGCCTACCTATCCAATAATTATCTGGTACCCAAGGTTAACCTGAAAACCTTTAGTCTGCTCTATGATATCCGCATGAAGTCACCTGCGCTGGACATCAAGGCTGGAGTCTTTTATGCAGGTATTCCGGGATATAGCATCAAGGTCAATGAGAAAGTAGGAGAGAATGGGCTGAAAGACATCCTCATTTACAACCACTCCAGTGGTAGGCAAGGTAACCTGAATGTAACTTTGGCAGATTCAGGAAGGATGGAGCCGTTTTTCAATGAAAACTACATGAAGCTGACCTTGTATCATGGTAAAAATTACGAGGAGGCCCGCCAGTCTAGGGGCATACGGGAAAAGCCTGTTGAATTCAATCGTACCACCTTTGATGTGAATGAAATTGTGTTCGACTTGAATTCATTTAAGTTAAATAGAACTGCCGAAGATGCCTGGTCTACCAATCGCTCCATCAAGAATATTTCCGAAATCAGAGTAGGCTTAGACTCCATCAATACTTTGGTCAATGATAAATTGCATCAAAGCTACCTTACAGCGGAAGGGATTTATCCATTTTTCACAAGAGATAGAAAGCTCAAGCCACTGCCACATATAGCAGCCAGAAAAGAGCGGGATGATTCCATAAGAGCCGAAAAGTCAAGGCGGGAAAAGGAGTTGCTCGAGAAAAACAGCCAAGAAGCCGAGGAGGATACTGTATTGGATACTTTGGAAAATGACAAACTCGATCCAGCAGAGAGGCGTCTAGCCGGCGGAATTTCAACTACTGAGCAAAGCCCGAATGCTGTAACTGCCGCTGCGGATGTACCCGTTACCGATTCGCTTTTCCAGGACGAGGATTTGACCACGCCTGAACGTACCGCTGCTGATTCTGCCAGGATAAAAAGAATTGCCGCAAACAAGAAAAAGCCAGAGCTAAGAACTGCCCCGCTCACTGCTGCTGAATATGCCACCCTTGATTCCATGGTGACCAGCAGGGAATATGAGCGTACGGCCATCAATATGGCATTGTCGAACTCCCGCAATTTGAAAAACACCTTTGCGATCAAAAAATCGGAAGTAGAGAATTACCAACGGGAGTTTAGAAGGTATGAGATTGCCTGGTTCCAAAAATACACCCAGGCCTTTGCTTGCTTTGCCATGTTCCTGATCGGAGCGCCTTTAGGGGCTATTATCAAAAAAGGGGGATTGGGCATGCCTGTATTGGTATCCATTATCTTTTTTATAGTGTATTACATGCTTACCATTACGGGAGAGAAATGGGCCAAAGAAGGAATGGTGGACTCTTTCTTTGGAACTGCATTTTCAAATCTCTGCTTATTGCCGTTTGGGTTGTTTTTTGTGAAACAAGCCAGAAAGGATGCCAGACTCTTTGAACCTGACTTTTATGTCAACATTTGGAACAGCATACGGAAGCGGGTAAAACTTCTTCAGTCAAAAGAGAAATAG
- a CDS encoding START-like domain-containing protein, whose translation MAKNKFVADYQINASKKIIFQYLSTASGLGEWFADDVRINEDKHYIFDFDNENHYAKLASIRTNSHVKFEFYDPGSPDESDHAYIEFKLEENELTQTMFLKVIDYSDGYDEEELIAIWDGLIGKLKEIIGG comes from the coding sequence ATGGCCAAAAATAAGTTTGTAGCTGATTATCAAATCAATGCCTCCAAGAAAATAATTTTCCAATATTTAAGCACAGCAAGTGGATTGGGGGAGTGGTTTGCTGATGATGTCAGAATCAACGAGGATAAACACTATATTTTCGATTTTGACAATGAAAACCATTACGCTAAATTGGCATCGATCAGAACCAATTCCCACGTGAAGTTTGAGTTTTACGACCCCGGCTCACCCGATGAATCAGATCATGCATACATAGAATTCAAACTGGAGGAAAATGAACTCACCCAGACTATGTTTTTGAAAGTGATCGACTATTCAGATGGCTATGACGAAGAAGAGCTGATTGCCATCTGGGATGGACTGATCGGAAAACTGAAAGAAATAATTGGTGGGTAA
- a CDS encoding M43 family zinc metalloprotease, with protein sequence MSRLTLYLFIFFTLVINAHGQVSSKGFSDFKGETLSRNERIALAEEFKSWSAKQNNLGSSADLEVWTVPIVFHVLQEGTPSISVFENAVNELNDAFANRGNFNTPQGVDTSIQFCLVATAPDGGATTGVNHIPGDYQNTDMDLDHAGVISHSTKWDETRYLNVWLVNEITGEAVAYYEGKNWWTRIGVAGYASGDGVVVESVGAGLLAHEIGHYFGLKHTWEGMDCKNDDCLVDGDMVCDTPPDKSVSVPCGDNSCDTDVLSNFSNQTFFTDVPDMSSNFMDYSPCPIDFTWGQAERMRFTLERNFPSLFSRGTSHPLCELPCDDDASVQFFLDNEYPKPGENVLFTSELSGNSINPIYKWYVSEDDGEWTMNDNGSSEVSGSADLTYSFPQVGLFKVTLQVWDADNSSCFVSFSMNVDVSCGVDARFYPDKRLIASKQPHALFTDSVLFTNRSYGADTYEWVVSHQNFNPAYQSLPTFYSNETDLSYYFREPGNYQITLIARNGNCEDVSNTFPLRVDDPTIDGKPEISEVSCINEDAFQVAFTLYNYGYDTINVNTPVAFYDADPSQSTSANLLGVWNLPKIVYGFDKEDFSAFINADIRALSKIYIVFNDTGTTELPIEFPPGDLNQLSVNTVFPPSGYSELDYDNNYSTDTVSVEITSPIEVAYEVDQPTCAENADGAIRISVNGGSGVYKFAWDHDPELTSGSVIGLGSGNYRVEVSDVSSCDFEILEIFLESSPPMQVTFVQKNPSCPDTSDGELVAEVTGGVAPISYLWEDGNTTNTRTGLSSGTYSLTVTDSNGCVISAMGELAKVAPQVRMPTGFLPQDGLYLPVFNCGISFQLMIWNRWGQLVFSGSEGWDGRVNGEETAVGSFAYLLRYNYSQNGAIQQDEKRGAFVLIR encoded by the coding sequence GTGAGCAGGTTAACACTATATCTATTTATATTTTTTACGCTAGTAATCAATGCTCATGGACAAGTTTCCTCCAAGGGTTTTTCTGATTTCAAAGGGGAAACACTATCCAGAAATGAAAGGATCGCACTAGCAGAAGAATTCAAATCATGGAGTGCCAAACAAAACAATTTGGGAAGTAGCGCCGATTTGGAAGTTTGGACTGTCCCTATTGTCTTTCATGTTCTTCAGGAAGGAACCCCATCTATTTCAGTTTTTGAAAATGCCGTGAATGAACTCAATGATGCGTTTGCAAACCGGGGGAACTTCAATACCCCTCAGGGGGTGGATACTAGTATTCAATTTTGCTTGGTGGCTACAGCCCCAGATGGAGGAGCGACCACTGGAGTGAATCATATTCCGGGTGATTATCAGAACACCGATATGGATTTGGATCATGCCGGTGTGATTAGCCATTCTACTAAATGGGATGAGACCAGATACCTGAATGTGTGGCTGGTCAATGAAATCACGGGAGAAGCTGTAGCCTACTACGAAGGGAAAAATTGGTGGACAAGAATTGGTGTTGCGGGATATGCATCAGGTGATGGGGTAGTGGTAGAATCTGTCGGTGCTGGACTTTTGGCACATGAAATCGGGCATTATTTTGGCCTAAAACATACCTGGGAAGGAATGGATTGCAAAAATGATGATTGTCTGGTGGATGGAGATATGGTATGTGATACGCCGCCGGATAAAAGTGTATCAGTGCCCTGTGGCGACAATTCCTGCGATACAGATGTTTTGTCGAATTTCAGTAATCAGACATTTTTTACGGATGTCCCGGACATGAGCAGCAATTTTATGGATTATAGTCCCTGCCCAATAGATTTCACTTGGGGACAGGCAGAGCGGATGCGCTTTACCCTTGAAAGAAACTTCCCTTCATTATTTTCCAGGGGAACTTCACATCCACTGTGCGAATTGCCCTGCGACGATGATGCTAGTGTGCAATTCTTCCTTGATAATGAATATCCCAAGCCAGGAGAAAATGTTTTGTTTACCAGCGAACTTTCCGGTAATAGTATCAATCCGATTTACAAATGGTATGTGTCTGAAGATGATGGAGAATGGACAATGAATGATAATGGGTCCAGTGAGGTATCTGGATCAGCAGATTTGACATATTCCTTTCCTCAGGTAGGCTTATTTAAGGTGACACTTCAGGTTTGGGATGCCGACAATAGCTCATGTTTTGTGTCATTTTCCATGAATGTGGATGTCAGTTGCGGAGTGGATGCCAGATTCTATCCAGATAAGCGCTTGATCGCTTCCAAACAGCCGCATGCCTTGTTTACAGACTCTGTGTTATTCACGAACCGTTCTTATGGAGCAGATACCTATGAGTGGGTGGTTTCACATCAAAATTTCAACCCAGCTTATCAGAGCCTGCCTACTTTTTATTCCAACGAGACAGATTTGAGCTATTATTTCAGAGAACCTGGAAATTATCAAATCACTTTGATTGCAAGAAACGGAAACTGCGAAGATGTGAGCAATACTTTTCCGCTAAGAGTAGATGACCCCACCATAGACGGAAAGCCTGAAATAAGTGAGGTAAGCTGTATTAACGAAGATGCTTTTCAAGTTGCCTTTACACTTTACAACTATGGCTACGATACCATTAATGTCAACACACCCGTGGCATTTTACGATGCTGACCCCAGCCAATCCACAAGTGCAAACCTGCTTGGGGTATGGAACTTGCCAAAGATTGTATATGGATTCGACAAAGAGGATTTTTCTGCTTTTATAAATGCAGATATCCGTGCACTTTCGAAAATTTATATAGTGTTCAATGATACAGGTACAACTGAGCTGCCCATCGAGTTTCCGCCTGGAGATTTAAATCAACTTAGTGTAAATACTGTGTTTCCTCCATCAGGATATTCTGAGCTTGACTATGACAATAACTACAGTACGGATACGGTAAGTGTAGAAATTACTTCTCCTATAGAAGTAGCATACGAAGTGGATCAGCCCACCTGTGCAGAAAATGCAGATGGAGCGATCCGGATCAGTGTGAATGGAGGATCAGGAGTCTATAAGTTTGCTTGGGATCATGATCCGGAACTTACTTCAGGTTCTGTAATTGGCCTTGGTTCCGGTAATTATAGAGTCGAAGTAAGTGACGTCTCTTCCTGTGATTTTGAGATATTGGAGATTTTTTTAGAGAGTTCGCCACCCATGCAGGTGACTTTTGTTCAGAAAAACCCAAGTTGCCCAGATACGAGCGACGGAGAATTGGTCGCTGAAGTTACTGGTGGTGTAGCACCCATTAGTTATTTATGGGAAGATGGAAACACTACTAATACACGCACTGGGCTATCGTCTGGAACCTATTCATTGACAGTTACTGACTCTAATGGCTGTGTCATTTCTGCTATGGGTGAATTGGCCAAAGTTGCCCCTCAGGTAAGAATGCCAACTGGATTTCTTCCTCAAGATGGTCTTTATCTCCCTGTTTTTAACTGTGGGATATCTTTTCAACTGATGATCTGGAATAGGTGGGGGCAATTAGTGTTCTCCGGGTCAGAGGGCTGGGATGGACGGGTAAACGGGGAAGAGACTGCTGTGGGAAGCTTTGCCTACCTGCTCCGATATAATTACTCACAAAATGGAGCCATCCAACAGGATGAGAAGAGGGGAGCCTTTGTTTTGATCCGATAG
- a CDS encoding energy transducer TonB, whose protein sequence is MKNKVEIIDSVYLEQLDIEKHKDFDAILRDYNAMKSKSFNWRGPFLWALLALIFCSITALLLLNGTDQDIEQDDKVSQSMDPPTDLQTDHQQKSRSSRIMVDSISQEKNKKPEKSQQDRQHPSSTKATEEPEDIVIEVPPLVSPEIEIPEELLLDMPDETEVNTSKGGVKNPMNAEIKLEEAYPVDGFENLYTWFEANITYPEEYRKDAIEGTVKVSFLLNEDSTISGISVSQSLGDAFDGEAIRLIENMPKWVPAKRNGIPFSKRFVLPIGFKVEKR, encoded by the coding sequence ATGAAAAACAAGGTCGAAATTATAGATTCAGTCTATCTCGAACAACTGGATATTGAAAAACATAAAGATTTTGATGCAATCCTCAGGGACTATAATGCAATGAAATCAAAGTCATTCAATTGGCGCGGCCCTTTCCTTTGGGCTTTGCTGGCACTAATCTTTTGCAGCATTACGGCATTATTGCTTTTAAACGGTACAGATCAAGACATAGAACAGGATGATAAAGTCTCTCAAAGTATGGATCCGCCTACAGATCTGCAGACTGACCATCAGCAAAAATCACGCTCAAGCAGAATAATGGTTGACTCAATAAGCCAAGAAAAGAACAAAAAACCAGAAAAAAGCCAACAAGATAGACAGCATCCATCCTCAACTAAAGCAACAGAAGAACCAGAAGATATAGTTATAGAAGTTCCTCCATTAGTATCTCCGGAAATTGAGATTCCTGAAGAATTATTGTTGGACATGCCTGATGAAACTGAAGTCAATACTTCAAAAGGAGGAGTAAAAAATCCAATGAATGCAGAAATCAAGCTGGAAGAAGCCTATCCAGTTGATGGATTTGAAAATTTATATACCTGGTTTGAGGCGAACATCACATACCCGGAAGAGTATAGAAAAGATGCTATAGAAGGTACTGTGAAAGTATCTTTTCTGCTCAATGAAGACAGCACTATTTCAGGCATCAGCGTATCCCAGTCCTTAGGAGATGCTTTTGATGGTGAAGCCATTCGGCTGATAGAAAACATGCCAAAATGGGTGCCAGCGAAACGAAACGGAATCCCGTTTTCTAAAAGATTTGTTTTACCGATTGGTTTCAAGGTGGAAAAACGGTGA
- a CDS encoding RNA polymerase sigma factor: protein MQSGISTSEEFLIKQAKSDPSHFRALYDLYFEEIFRFIVRRVGELEISKDITQQVFLKALIGLENYTYKNIPFSSYLYRIATNECNQFFRDSRKVRYVSIDAQDQSSLFTKIETEKSINEDDLTNLQEALEKLSSEELLMVELRFFEKRSFKEIGFILNISENLAKVRTYRILKKIKKVLEKES, encoded by the coding sequence ATGCAAAGTGGAATTTCGACGAGTGAAGAATTTCTGATTAAGCAAGCTAAATCAGATCCCTCTCATTTTCGAGCACTTTATGATCTATATTTTGAAGAGATTTTTCGGTTTATTGTTAGACGGGTGGGAGAGCTGGAGATTTCAAAAGATATCACCCAGCAAGTGTTTCTCAAAGCACTGATAGGTTTGGAAAATTACACTTACAAAAACATCCCATTTTCTTCCTATTTATACCGCATAGCTACAAATGAGTGTAATCAGTTTTTCAGAGACAGCAGAAAAGTACGCTATGTATCCATTGATGCTCAGGACCAATCATCTCTTTTCACAAAAATAGAAACTGAAAAATCAATTAATGAAGACGATCTAACTAATCTCCAGGAGGCACTTGAAAAGCTGTCCAGTGAAGAGCTTTTAATGGTAGAGCTTAGGTTTTTTGAAAAAAGAAGTTTCAAAGAGATCGGGTTTATTCTCAATATCAGTGAGAACCTGGCCAAAGTAAGAACCTATAGGATTCTCAAGAAAATTAAAAAGGTACTAGAAAAAGAGTCATGA
- the rplT gene encoding 50S ribosomal protein L20: MPRSVNAVASRARRKKVLKATRGYFGRGSNVWTVAKNKYEKGLQYAYRDRKAKKREFRALWIQRINAGARMHGVSYSQLMGLLKKADIELNRKVLADLAMNHPEAFKAVVEKVK; encoded by the coding sequence ATGCCTAGATCGGTAAACGCAGTAGCGTCAAGAGCAAGAAGAAAAAAAGTGCTAAAGGCCACCAGAGGTTACTTCGGAAGAGGTAGCAATGTATGGACCGTAGCCAAAAACAAGTATGAGAAAGGTTTACAGTACGCGTACAGAGACCGTAAAGCGAAGAAAAGAGAATTCAGAGCTTTGTGGATTCAGCGTATCAACGCAGGTGCAAGAATGCACGGCGTATCTTACTCACAATTAATGGGATTATTGAAGAAAGCTGATATCGAGCTAAACCGTAAGGTTTTGGCAGATTTGGCTATGAATCACCCAGAAGCATTTAAAGCTGTTGTTGAAAAAGTAAAATAA
- the rpmI gene encoding 50S ribosomal protein L35 encodes MPKVKTKSSAKKRFALTGTGKIKRKHAFKSHILTKKATKRKHNLTKTGLVHESDEGRVRDMLRI; translated from the coding sequence ATGCCAAAGGTAAAAACCAAATCAAGTGCAAAGAAGCGGTTCGCATTGACGGGAACCGGCAAAATCAAAAGGAAACACGCTTTCAAGAGCCACATCCTGACCAAGAAAGCTACCAAAAGGAAGCATAACTTGACCAAAACTGGTCTAGTACATGAGTCTGACGAAGGTAGAGTAAGAGACATGTTGAGAATCTGA
- the infC gene encoding translation initiation factor IF-3, which produces MRNNRQPYRGRQEEPYKVNQKIRAREVRVVGDFVEGGNQLLPTDKAIKLAKEQDLDLVEISPNVDPPVCKILDYAKFKYEQKKKQKEIKSNAAKIVLKEIRFGPNTDDHDFNFKLKHAINFLKEGAKVKAYVHFVGRSIVFKERGEMLLLKFAQALEDYGAVEQLPKLEGKRMNIFIAPKAGKK; this is translated from the coding sequence TTGAGAAACAACAGACAACCGTATAGAGGTAGACAAGAAGAACCTTACAAAGTAAACCAGAAAATCAGAGCTCGCGAAGTGAGGGTAGTGGGTGACTTTGTAGAAGGAGGCAATCAGCTTCTTCCTACAGACAAAGCAATCAAACTCGCCAAAGAGCAGGATCTGGATCTGGTGGAGATTTCTCCGAATGTCGATCCTCCAGTTTGTAAAATTCTTGATTATGCGAAGTTTAAGTACGAGCAGAAAAAGAAGCAAAAGGAGATCAAGTCCAATGCTGCAAAGATTGTCCTGAAAGAAATCAGATTCGGACCGAATACTGATGATCATGATTTCAATTTCAAATTGAAGCACGCCATCAACTTCCTCAAAGAAGGGGCAAAAGTAAAAGCATACGTACACTTCGTAGGCCGGAGCATTGTCTTTAAAGAAAGAGGAGAGATGTTGTTGCTGAAATTTGCCCAGGCACTGGAAGACTATGGTGCAGTGGAGCAACTGCCAAAGTTGGAAGGAAAAAGAATGAACATCTTTATCGCACCGAAGGCGGGTAAAAAATAA
- the thrS gene encoding threonine--tRNA ligase: MSQLIRITLPDGTVKEFEKGTTGLQIAASISEGLARNVLAAKVNGEVWDATRPIHSDASIQLLTWNDGEGKNTFWHSSAHLLAEALEALHPGIKFGIGPPIETGFYYDVDFGDKTLDGSELEAIEKKMIELARQKNEFIRTDISKKDAVDYYQKKGDEYKLDLLEGLEDGSITFYQQGNFTDLCRGPHIPNTGFVKAVKLTNIAGAYWRGDENRKMLTRIYGVTFPKAKELNEYLAMVEEAKKRDHRKLGRELELFTFSEKVGMGLPLWLPKGTLLRERLVNFLKKAQDKAGYQQVITPHIGHKVLYETSGHYEKYGKDSFQPIATPHEGEEFLLKPMNCPHHCEIYKHKPHSYKELPIRYAEFGTVYRYEQSGELHGLTRVRGFTQDDAHIFCRPDQVKEEFIKVIDLVLYVFKALGFEDYTAQISLRDPENPSKYIGGDEAWDKAESAIIEAAEEKGLDTVTELGEAAFYGPKLDFMVKDALGRKWQLGTIQVDYQLPERFQLEYIGSDNQKHRPVMIHRAPFGSLERFVAVLIEHCGGNFPLWLSPEQINILPISEKFVDYAEEIKTILEEAGITGSIDNRDEKIGRKIRDSEVKKVPFMLIVGEKEQEERKLSVRKHGEGDQGNFSPEEFIKYFQDIISVSLSKG; this comes from the coding sequence ATGTCACAACTAATTAGAATCACCCTTCCAGATGGCACTGTGAAGGAATTTGAAAAAGGGACTACCGGACTACAGATTGCTGCAAGTATCAGCGAGGGTTTAGCCAGGAATGTTCTAGCCGCAAAAGTAAACGGAGAGGTTTGGGACGCTACCCGACCTATCCATTCTGATGCTTCCATTCAATTATTAACCTGGAATGACGGAGAAGGTAAAAATACTTTTTGGCACTCTTCCGCTCACTTGCTTGCAGAAGCATTGGAAGCACTTCATCCAGGTATCAAATTCGGCATAGGACCTCCGATCGAAACAGGTTTCTACTACGATGTGGATTTCGGTGATAAGACACTGGACGGCTCGGAACTCGAAGCTATCGAGAAGAAAATGATCGAGCTGGCCAGGCAAAAGAATGAATTCATCCGTACTGATATTTCCAAAAAAGATGCAGTAGATTATTACCAGAAGAAGGGCGATGAGTACAAGCTGGATCTTTTGGAAGGCCTTGAAGACGGTTCCATTACTTTCTACCAGCAAGGTAACTTCACAGATCTCTGTAGAGGACCTCATATCCCAAATACGGGTTTTGTGAAGGCTGTAAAGCTCACCAATATCGCGGGGGCTTATTGGAGGGGAGATGAAAACCGAAAAATGCTTACCCGTATTTACGGTGTCACTTTCCCAAAAGCCAAGGAGCTGAATGAATACCTGGCAATGGTGGAAGAAGCCAAAAAGCGCGACCACAGAAAGTTGGGTAGGGAATTGGAGCTTTTCACCTTTTCAGAGAAAGTTGGCATGGGCTTACCTTTATGGCTTCCAAAAGGTACCTTGCTTCGTGAGCGTTTGGTTAATTTCCTGAAGAAAGCACAGGATAAGGCTGGATATCAGCAAGTAATTACTCCGCATATTGGGCACAAGGTGCTGTATGAGACTTCTGGTCACTACGAAAAGTACGGCAAGGATTCTTTTCAGCCTATTGCCACGCCACATGAGGGAGAGGAGTTTCTACTGAAACCAATGAACTGTCCGCATCACTGCGAGATTTATAAGCATAAGCCTCATTCTTATAAGGAGTTACCGATTCGCTATGCAGAATTTGGAACAGTTTACCGCTACGAGCAAAGTGGTGAGCTTCACGGCTTGACCCGTGTTCGAGGATTTACTCAGGATGATGCGCATATTTTCTGTAGACCCGATCAGGTGAAAGAAGAGTTTATCAAAGTGATAGACTTGGTGCTATATGTTTTCAAGGCTTTAGGTTTTGAGGATTATACAGCACAGATTTCCTTGCGAGATCCTGAAAACCCATCCAAGTATATAGGTGGAGACGAAGCTTGGGACAAGGCAGAATCTGCCATCATCGAAGCTGCTGAGGAAAAAGGTCTAGATACCGTAACCGAACTGGGAGAAGCAGCCTTCTACGGACCTAAGTTGGACTTTATGGTCAAGGATGCTTTGGGCAGAAAATGGCAGTTGGGAACTATCCAGGTAGATTATCAATTACCAGAACGGTTCCAATTGGAATACATAGGTTCCGATAATCAAAAGCACAGGCCGGTAATGATTCACCGGGCACCTTTTGGTTCATTGGAGCGGTTTGTAGCGGTATTGATAGAGCACTGCGGAGGTAACTTCCCGCTTTGGCTATCACCGGAGCAGATCAATATTTTACCTATTTCTGAGAAATTTGTAGATTATGCCGAGGAGATCAAGACCATTCTGGAAGAAGCCGGGATTACTGGGTCTATCGATAACAGAGACGAAAAAATCGGCCGTAAAATCCGTGATTCAGAGGTGAAGAAAGTTCCCTTTATGCTGATTGTAGGAGAGAAGGAGCAGGAAGAACGTAAGCTATCAGTGAGAAAACACGGGGAAGGCGATCAAGGTAACTTCTCACCGGAGGAGTTTATAAAGTACTTTCAGGACATTATTTCAGTTTCATTGAGCAAAGGGTAA
- a CDS encoding 6-bladed beta-propeller: MKQTYTLSVLFMCYIFVSCSSGEKGNSAAGNDELEIIKVDLSEAREGKLSEFFEPEIEYIWLKDDSEEAQLNAGLHQISFSEDRIFTLDIFGCKCIKVFDRSGNYLNNIKAYGEGPGQYLDLDKFMVVMDEIIISGVHPPKLMWFDVEGNFIREAKQKIHISSVAYDENAERYYFLKSIHEAEDFMVMSLNSEFQDTLYMVPRYPDQYFGNYSSRDYFINNQDHIYFSMTYHDTIYKVQEGEFMPQLVLDFGEYGQDLNEFRKKMDELEGLEMMDFINKKTKLQFVPNSWFLNENYFYSVFKYEEKSYNVFFERETQQTSVIDWIIQDDIDKGYNPYSINYHFDQNKVGNKVSGKSLYKELQKKKAELGQEGFEEFVNGKGKNFAEAAFAAKDSENPVLIVYTVKK, translated from the coding sequence ATGAAGCAGACTTACACTTTATCGGTACTTTTTATGTGTTATATTTTTGTTTCCTGCTCATCAGGTGAAAAAGGGAATTCAGCTGCGGGAAATGATGAATTGGAAATCATCAAAGTCGACCTCTCAGAAGCGAGAGAGGGAAAACTCTCCGAATTCTTTGAGCCAGAGATCGAATACATCTGGCTGAAGGATGATTCTGAAGAGGCGCAATTGAATGCAGGTTTACATCAAATTAGCTTCTCGGAAGATAGAATTTTTACCTTGGATATTTTTGGTTGTAAGTGTATCAAAGTTTTTGACAGAAGTGGCAACTACTTAAATAACATCAAAGCATACGGGGAGGGGCCGGGGCAGTATTTGGATTTGGATAAGTTTATGGTAGTCATGGATGAAATCATAATTTCAGGTGTACATCCACCTAAGTTGATGTGGTTTGATGTTGAAGGAAATTTTATCCGTGAGGCAAAGCAGAAAATCCATATTTCATCGGTAGCCTATGACGAAAATGCCGAGAGATACTATTTTTTAAAGTCTATCCACGAAGCAGAAGATTTCATGGTAATGAGTTTAAATTCGGAATTTCAAGACACTTTATATATGGTTCCTAGATATCCAGATCAGTATTTTGGGAATTATTCCAGTAGAGATTATTTCATAAACAATCAGGACCATATTTATTTTTCCATGACATATCATGACACTATTTATAAAGTTCAGGAAGGTGAATTTATGCCACAATTGGTTTTGGATTTTGGAGAGTATGGTCAAGACCTTAATGAGTTTAGGAAAAAGATGGATGAATTGGAAGGCTTGGAAATGATGGATTTTATCAATAAAAAGACCAAACTTCAATTTGTCCCTAATTCTTGGTTTCTGAATGAAAACTACTTTTACTCAGTTTTTAAATACGAAGAAAAGTCCTATAATGTCTTTTTTGAAAGGGAAACTCAACAGACTTCTGTGATCGATTGGATTATCCAAGATGATATTGACAAGGGATACAACCCTTATTCTATAAATTATCATTTTGATCAGAATAAAGTTGGAAATAAAGTTTCCGGGAAGTCTCTTTACAAAGAACTACAGAAAAAGAAAGCCGAACTTGGTCAGGAGGGCTTCGAGGAATTTGTAAATGGTAAAGGGAAGAACTTTGCTGAAGCAGCTTTTGCGGCTAAGGACTCTGAAAATCCAGTGCTGATTGTTTATACAGTTAAAAAATAA